A section of the Schistosoma haematobium chromosome ZW, whole genome shotgun sequence genome encodes:
- a CDS encoding hypothetical protein (EggNog:ENOG410V6NR~COG:H): MLGPSPRTVVRVGSRRSNLALLQTEMAVNLLQKQNPHILFEVVEMATVGDKILDVSLSKIGDKSLFTKELENALLSGEVDLVVHSLKDVPSILPSGLVLGCVFARASPDDVVLMAPHYRGRKLSDLPIGSTIGTSAVRRVATLTRKYPHLKFVSIRGNLNTRLAKLDTPPASKDNCCLTNPSQSYDAIILAKAGVERMGWSHRIDQVLTDSFYAVSQGALACECRQIDNFIMNLLSGIHDESAALTTIAERSLMRQLDGGCSIPIGVRSDLVLKGDLNYSQLTLHANILSVDGGKSVERSASVVFPDKMPINDCMESSCKLVQKSSGYDDVSTNTPIIESRGKSLTSPTKDELKAALNAASIFMGVLVTPSSEISRLRMAIAQSLGCVVAQSLLLSGADEILYEIRSQSSG; the protein is encoded by the exons ATGCTTGGTCCATCACCTCGTACCGTTGTGCGTGTAGGGTCGAGGCGCAGTAATTTGGCACTTCTCCAGACTGAAATGGCAGTTAATTTACTTCAAAAACAAAATCCACATATTCTGTTTGAAGTTGTAGAAATGGCAACTGTCGGCGACAAAATTCTAGATGTTTCATTATCAAAGATTGGTGATAAAAGTTTATTCACAAAGGAACTCGAAAATGCCCTACTTAGTGGAGAAGTTGACCTTGTCGTACACTCACTTAAAGATGTCCCATCAATCCTTCCTTCCGGCTTAGTCCTTGGGTGTGTATTTGCCAGAGCATCTCCTGATGATGTTGTTTTGATGGCTCCACATTATCGTGGAAGAAAACTTTCTGATCTCCCTATCGGATCTACAATTGGAACAAGTGCTGTTCGGCGCGTAGCCACACTTACACGCAAGTATCCACATCTGAAGTTTGTATCCATACGTGGAAATTTAAACACAAGGCTGGCCAAACTCGATACTCCTCCAGCTTCCAAGGATAATTGCTGTTTAACCAATCCATCTCAAAGCTATGATGCGATCATCCTGGCTAAGGCGGGTGTTGAGAGGATGGGCTGGTCGCACCGTATTGATCAG GTTTTAACCGATTCTTTTTATGCTGTAAGTCAAGGTGCATTAGCTTGTGAATGTCGTCAAATCGATAATTTCATCATGAATTTGTTATCGGGCATCCATGACGAGTCAGCTGCCTTAACAACTATTGCTGAGCGCAGTTTAATGCGTCaacttgatggtggttgttctATCCCGATCGGCGTGCGCAGTGATCTTGTTTTAAAAGGAGACTTGAACTATTCTCAACTTACTCTTCATGCAAATATACTAAGTGTTGATGGTGGGAAGAGTGTAGAAAGATCTGCCTCTGTTGTTTTCCCGGATAAAATGCCCATAAATGATTGTATGGAGTCCAGTTGCAAATTAGTGCAAAAATCGAGCGGTTATGATGATGTTAGCACAAATACACCAATAATCGAAAGTAGGGGGAAATCACTAACCTCTCCTACTAAA GATGAGTTAAAAGCAGCATTGAATGCAGCATCTATATTTATGGGAGTTTTAGTTACTCCATCATCCGAAATTTCCCGTCTCAGAATGGCTATTGCTCAAAGTTTGGGTTGCGTAGTAGCACAAAGTCTTCTTCTATCCGGTGCTGATGAGATTCTTTATGAAATACGCTCCCAATCTAGTGGGTGA
- a CDS encoding hypothetical protein (EggNog:ENOG410V6NR~COG:H), producing MLGPSPRTVVRVGSRRSNLALLQTEMAVNLLQKQNPHILFEVVEMATVGDKILDVSLSKIGDKSLFTKELENALLSGEVDLVVHSLKDVPSILPSGLVLGCVFARASPDDVVLMAPHYRGRKLSDLPIGSTIGTSAVRRVATLTRKYPHLKFVSIRGNLNTRLAKLDTPPASKDNCCLTNPSQSYDAIILAKAGVERMGWSHRIDQVLTDSFYAVSQGALACECRQIDNFIMNLLSGIHDESAALTTIAERSLMRQLDGGCSIPIGVRSDLVLKGDLNYSQLTLHANILSVDGGKSVERSASVVFPDKMPINDCMESSCKLVQKSSGYDDVSTNTPIIESRGKSLTSPTKDELKAALNAASIFMGVLVTPSSEISRLRMAIAQSLGCVVAQSLLLSGADEILYEIRSQSKTLVQS from the exons ATGCTTGGTCCATCACCTCGTACCGTTGTGCGTGTAGGGTCGAGGCGCAGTAATTTGGCACTTCTCCAGACTGAAATGGCAGTTAATTTACTTCAAAAACAAAATCCACATATTCTGTTTGAAGTTGTAGAAATGGCAACTGTCGGCGACAAAATTCTAGATGTTTCATTATCAAAGATTGGTGATAAAAGTTTATTCACAAAGGAACTCGAAAATGCCCTACTTAGTGGAGAAGTTGACCTTGTCGTACACTCACTTAAAGATGTCCCATCAATCCTTCCTTCCGGCTTAGTCCTTGGGTGTGTATTTGCCAGAGCATCTCCTGATGATGTTGTTTTGATGGCTCCACATTATCGTGGAAGAAAACTTTCTGATCTCCCTATCGGATCTACAATTGGAACAAGTGCTGTTCGGCGCGTAGCCACACTTACACGCAAGTATCCACATCTGAAGTTTGTATCCATACGTGGAAATTTAAACACAAGGCTGGCCAAACTCGATACTCCTCCAGCTTCCAAGGATAATTGCTGTTTAACCAATCCATCTCAAAGCTATGATGCGATCATCCTGGCTAAGGCGGGTGTTGAGAGGATGGGCTGGTCGCACCGTATTGATCAG GTTTTAACCGATTCTTTTTATGCTGTAAGTCAAGGTGCATTAGCTTGTGAATGTCGTCAAATCGATAATTTCATCATGAATTTGTTATCGGGCATCCATGACGAGTCAGCTGCCTTAACAACTATTGCTGAGCGCAGTTTAATGCGTCaacttgatggtggttgttctATCCCGATCGGCGTGCGCAGTGATCTTGTTTTAAAAGGAGACTTGAACTATTCTCAACTTACTCTTCATGCAAATATACTAAGTGTTGATGGTGGGAAGAGTGTAGAAAGATCTGCCTCTGTTGTTTTCCCGGATAAAATGCCCATAAATGATTGTATGGAGTCCAGTTGCAAATTAGTGCAAAAATCGAGCGGTTATGATGATGTTAGCACAAATACACCAATAATCGAAAGTAGGGGGAAATCACTAACCTCTCCTACTAAA GATGAGTTAAAAGCAGCATTGAATGCAGCATCTATATTTATGGGAGTTTTAGTTACTCCATCATCCGAAATTTCCCGTCTCAGAATGGCTATTGCTCAAAGTTTGGGTTGCGTAGTAGCACAAAGTCTTCTTCTATCCGGTGCTGATGAGATTCTTTATGAAATACGCTCCCAATCTA aAACATTGGTTCAGTCTTAA
- a CDS encoding hypothetical protein (EggNog:ENOG410372J~COG:S~BUSCO:EOG091G0JZV), which translates to MDHQKSKKKRKAYYRKCAFGSKKSRLNDQNDSVSCIPKNLQPGMTGYILTYNQQQRLAHIETYRLLNHTLDEISIEKHKSGASKINSPVNTNNELVGSEPNNMVSDEKNDDTDDLYSQLLRENCSKYPANSKNKFGFYSVKTHISNCSFILHQTNLLSAAELCNRVFERLLSTSNAESRYVLRLMPVVNTCRSDLPSLENCVLKAWSNFLGLASCKINTKCSKVEVPLDQSNDEENANNDNESSILHVPKQIACESTLNGSKTFMIVFKSRGFKAITRDDAIRRTFEAIKSVDSSWNLCNSSPSVVVSITVLCKVTCISLLENFFKYRKYNVAEVCSPSTQYDCTNNIKNDESK; encoded by the coding sequence ATGGACCATCAAAAGTCCAAGAAAAAACGCAAAGCTTACTACCGAAAATGTGCTTTTGGTTCAAAAAAATCTCGTCTGAATGATCAAAACGATAGTGTGTCATGCATTCCGAAAAATTTACAACCCGGCATGACCGGTTATATATTAACTTACAATCAACAGCAACGATTAGCACATATTGAGACTTATCGTTTGTTAAATCATACTTTAGATGAGATTTCTATTGAAAAGCATAAAAGTGGAGCATCTAAAATCAACAGTCCTgtaaatacaaataatgaatTAGTTGGTTCTGAACCTAATAATATGGTTAGTGATGAAAAGAATGATGATACTGATGACTTATACTCACAGTTACTTCGTGAAAATTGTTCAAAATATCCTGCcaattcaaaaaataaatttggtttCTACTCTGTGAAAACACATATCAGTAACTGTTCTTTTATTCTTCATCAGACTAATTTACTTAGTGCTGCAGAACTTTGTAATCGTGTATTCGAAAGACTACTCTCGACTTCCAATGCAGAGTCTCGTTATGTTCTTCGTTTGATGCCTGTTGTAAACACATGTCGGTCAGATTTGCCGTCACTCGAAAATTGTGTGCTAAAAGCGTGGTCGAACTTCCTTGGCCTAGCGTCatgtaaaataaatacaaaatgttctAAAGTTGAGGTACCTCTAGACCAGTCAAATGATGAAGAAAACGCAAATAATGATAACGAGTCCTCAATTTTACATGTCCCAAAACAGATTGCTTGTGAATCTACATTGAATGGATCGAAGACGTTTATGATTGTGTTCAAATCTCGTGGTTTCAAAGCTATTACCCGTGATGATGCTATACGCCGTACATTTGAAGCAATCAAATCTGTTGATTCATCTTGGAATTTATGCAATTCATCGCCTTCAGTTGTTGTCTCAATAACTGTCCTGTGTAAGGTGACTTGTATCAGTTTGTTGGAAAATTTCTTCAAATATCGTAAATACAATGTAGCAGAAGTTTGCTCACCATCAACTCAATATGACTGTACAAATAACATAAAAAATGACGAATCcaaataa
- a CDS encoding hypothetical protein (EggNog:ENOG410XQVD~COG:S) gives MSQGLETPVALELFCEMLETLSERPISGIVLLRWSRSDILSLMLSIMSLILISCSVASYRYSSSYSWISIAGDLLFVLLSRNLKPNMLSYSPCLNGLLNEMVGLDTHLTIRDGKIVVLPAVLLVPGDVIIIKPGQTIFAFCKQINENHIYFPGDVYVPQKLSCNLISTSFTSIQKSDESVVAVVIHSPLASYLDIASRPRVENGYTFQPLAYKVVNTAVWVSLIIKCSITFIFLTSIFICALPIGDLSHQFYRLLIWFAHTLGIVIASSSFSLYFIWMIATAVVTFHFQNVLSNSQDHFKLIDGNDFKSPHVFFQPNMSKASKSNTLTFHSLISNLRYFGFMALCSPPFRVQF, from the exons ATGAGTCAGGGTCTAGAAACTCCAGTGGCTTTGGAACTATTTTGCGAAATGTTGGAAACGTTAAGTGAAAGACCAATAAGTGGTATTGTATTGCTGCGTTGGTCTCGTTCGGATATATTGTCTCTTATGTTGAGCATAATGTCACTTATTCTTATATCATGTTCTGTTGCTTCATACCGATATTCCTCCAG CTACTCCTGGATATCGATTGCTGGGGATTTGCTCTTTGTCCTCTTGTCAA GAAATTTGAAGCCGAATATGCTTTCATATTCACCATGTCTAAATGGACTTTTAAATGAGATGGTTGGTTTGGATACCCACCTTACTATCCGAGATGGAAAAATCGTGGTCTTGCCTGCTGTTTTACTTGTTCCAGgtgatgttattattattaaaccagGTCAGACAATCTTCGCTTTctgcaaacaaataaatgaa AATCACATTTACTTTCCAGGTGATGTTTATGTCCCTCAGAAACTCAGTTGTAACCTGATATCCACCTCGTTTACATCCATTCAAAAATCAGATGAGTCTGTGGTAGCCGTTGTCATCCATTCTCCTTTGGCTTCTTACCTTGATATCGCTTCTAGACCAAGAGTTGAAAATGGTTATACGTTTCAACCGCTTGCTTATAAAGTTGTGAATACTGCAGTTTGGGTTTCTTTAATTATCAAGTGTTCTATAACTTTCATTTTTCTAACTTCAATATTTATTTGCGCATTACCTATTGGTGATCTTAGTCATCAGTTTTATCGCTTGCTAATCTGGTTTGCCCACACTCTTGGTATTGTTATTGCTTCTTCGAGCTTCTCATTGTATTTCATATGGATGATTGCCACTGCTGTTGTCACATTCCACTTCCAGAATGTTCTTTCTAATTCTCAGGATCATTTTAAACTTATTGATGGCAATGACTTCAAATCTCCCCATGTATTTTTCCAACCCAACATGTCTAAGGCTTCCAAATCAAACACGTTAACTTTTCACTCGCTTATCTCCAATCTTCGCTACTTTGGCTTTATG GCATTATGTTCTCCACCATTCCGTGTCCAATTTTGA
- the EIF2S3 gene encoding Eukaryotic translation initiation factor 2 subunit 3 (EggNog:ENOG410V5TD~COG:J), which produces MPDKRGLAVQNVEDLDVSKLTALSPEVISRQATINIGTIGHVAHGKTTVVRAISTVHTIRHKNELIRNITIKLGYANAKIYKCNSEACIRPACYRSFGSATDDSLPCPRPGCDGTLTLLRHVSFVDCPGHDILMATMLNGAAVMDAALLLIASNETCPQPQTSEHLAAVEIMQLKYIIILQNKIDLIKESQAREQYSQILRFIQGTVAQGAPVVPISAQLKYNIDVVCDYIVNHIPVPVRDFTSAPRLIVIRSFDVNKPGCEVDDLQGGVAGGSILRGVLKVGQKIEIRPGLVSKDSETGGVTCRPIISCIVSLFAEQNDLAYAVPGGLIGVGTKIDPQLCRADRLVGHVLGQVGTLPDIYVELEISFFLLRRLLGVRTEGDQKGAKVQKLSKNEVLMVNIGSLSSGGCVIAVKGDLAKIRLNSPVCTQVDEKIALSRRVERHWRLIGWGEIRRGVTIQPVQ; this is translated from the exons ATGCCAGACAAACGTGGTTTGGCTGTGCAGAATGTAGAAGATCTG GACGTTTCAAAACTAACTGCCTTATCACCGGAGGTCATCAGTCGTCAGGCTACCATAAACATCGGTACTATAGGCCATGTCGCCCACGGGAAGACAACAGTTGTGCGTGCAATTTCCACAGTGCATACCATTAGGCACAAAAATGAGTTGATCAGGAACATCACAATAAAGCTGGGATATGCTAATGCTAAGATATACAAATGCAATAGTGAAGCATGCATACGCCCTGCTTGTTATCGGTCATTCGGGAGTGCAACAGATGATTCTCTTCCCTGTCCTAGACCAGGATGTGATGGAACACTAACATTGCTGAG GCATGTTTCGTTTGTGGATTGTCCAGGTCATGATATTTTGATGGCAACTATGTTAAACGGTGCTGCTGTTATGGACGCAGCATTATTGTTGATAGCCAGCAATGAGACATGCCCCCAGCCTCAAACAAGTGAGCACCTCGCTGCTGTAGAGATCATGCAGTTGAAATACATAATTATTCTTCAAAATAAGATTGACTTAATCAAGGAAAGTCAGGCACGCGAACAATATTCACAG ATTTTACGTTTTATCCAGGGTACTGTTGCTCAAGGAGCTCCAGTTGTACCTATCTCAGCACAATTGAAGTATAATATTGATGTTGTTTGTGATTACATTGTGAATCACATTCCGGTTCCAGTACGGGATTTTACATCAGCACCTCGTTTGATTG TTATTCGATCATTCGATGTAAACAAACCTGGTTGCGAAGTGGATGATCTACAAGGTGGAGTAGCTGGAGGGAGCATTTTGCGAGGGGTTCTAAAG GTTGGGCAAAAAATAGAAATTAGACCAGGTCTCGTTTCAAAAGATTCGGAGACTGGGGGCGTTACTTGTAGACCCATTATTTCATGTATTGTGTCACTTTTCGCGGAGCAGAATGACCTTGCTTATGCTGTTCCAGGAGGTTTAATTGGAGTTGGGACAAAAATCGATCCACAGTTGTGTCGCGCTGATCGTTTGGTTGGACATGTTTTAGGACAGGTTGGCACCTTGCCTGACATATATGTGGAGTTGGAAATATCATTCTTTCTTCTACGACGTTTGTTAGGTGTTCGCACAGAAGGGGACCAAAAAGGTGCTAAG GTCCAAAAGCTTTCTAAAAATGAAGTTTTGATGGTGAATATCGGGTCTCTTTCTAGTGGTGGATGTGTTATAGCTGTTAAAGGTGATCTAGCCAAAATACGACTAAATAGCCCTGTCTGTACTCAAGTTGATGAAAAAATCGCATTAAGCAGGCGTGTTGAAAGACATTGGCG ATTGATAGGATGGGGAGAAATTCGACGTGGTGTCACAATCCAGCCCGTCCAGTGA